One region of Prionailurus viverrinus isolate Anna unplaced genomic scaffold, UM_Priviv_1.0 scaffold_38, whole genome shotgun sequence genomic DNA includes:
- the FANCA gene encoding Fanconi anemia group A protein isoform X10, producing the protein MSDSQVEGAASTSGLGSRKRRWTELLAGRVKRQMCGPGTEQKLQESAVHLLRRHLNLNDLLLEVEGAPRKTLCLNQLIDPEACTNLSSSLIGSALRDQASRLGVPVAVLSSRLVASSITQICVSDGEPSHRVLLSAEQRKKLSSLLEVAQYLLAHSMFSRISLCQELWEVQGSLLLEVVWQLHIQNVVSFQELLESHADTQATVAWLFRNLCLLCEEMEASPYNDIASAMLSDLVQMFVLRGFQKNSDLRRNVEPEQMGQLAFVVLQRMLIFALEALAAGMQDGSPQHKVVKCWFGVFCGHTYDRMISTDPPKRFFSHTLTQVLTHKPVLRVSDAVQMQKEWSFAKTHPLLTGLYRRLFTMLSPEELVGHLQEVLETHEVNWQHVLSCVSTLVICLPEAQQLVKDWVARLLARAFENCDLDSMVTAFLVVRQAALEGPSVFPSYADWFQASFGSSRGSHCCSKKTLVFLFKFLSDLVPFEAPRYMQNTSDGMEEGE; encoded by the exons ATGTCGGACTCGCAGGTGGAGGGCGCCGCCTCGACCTCGGGGCTGGGGAGTCGCAAGAGGAGGTGGACCGAGCTGCTGG CGGGAAGGGTCAAGAGGCAAATGTGCGGTCCTGGAACAGAGCAGAAGTTACAGGAATCCGCTGTGCACCTCCTGAGACGCCACCTAAACTTGAATGACCTTCTGCTCGAG GTAGAAGGTGCACCACGTAAGACACTGTGTCTCAATCAGCTGATTGATCCTGAGGCCTGTACTAATCTTTCTAGTTCACTCATAG GCTCTGCTTTGCGGGATCAAGCTTCAAGGCTGGGTGTCCCTGTGGCAGTGCTGTCCAGCCGGTTGGTGGCCTCCAGCATCACGCAGATCTGTGTGTCTGATGGCGAGCCCTCGCACAGGGTGCTGCTGAGCGCAGAGCAAAGG AAGAAACTGTCTTCCTTGTTGGAGGTGGCTCAGTATTTACTGGCACACAGTATGTTCTCCCGAATCTCCTTGTGTCAGGAGCTCTGGGAAGTACAG GGTTCTTTGTTGCTTGAGGTCGTGTGGCAGCTTCACATACAAAACGTTGTGAGCTTCCAAGAGCTGCTGGAAAG TCATGCTGACACGCAGGCCACAGTGGCGTGGCTCTTTAGGAACCTGTGCCTTCTGtgtgaggaaatggaagcatCTCCGTACAATGACATCGCCAGTGCTATGCTTTCTG ATCTTGtgcaaatgtttgttttgagaggatTTCAGAAAAACTCGGATCTCAGAAGAAATGTGGAGCCTGAACAGATGGGCCAG CTCGCATTTGTTGTACTTCAGAGAATGCTGATCT TCGCTCTCGAGGCTTTGGCCGCTGGCATGCAGGATGGGTCCCCACAGCACAAGGTGGTGAAGTGCTG GTTCGGCGTGTTCTGTGGACACACGTATGACAGAATGATTTCGACAGATCCTCCTAAGAGATTTTTCAGTCATACTCTGACTCAGGTGCTAACCCACAAGCCTGTGCTGAGAG TTTCTGATGCTGTTCAGATGCAGAAAGAGTGGAGCTTTGCGAAGACCCACCCTCTGCTCACCGGCCTATACCGCAGG CTCTTCACAATGCTAAGTCCAGAGGAGCTAGTTGGCCATTTGCAGGAAGTTCTGGAAACACATGAGGTGAACTGGCAGCATGTGCTCTCCTGCGTGTCCACACTGGTGATCTGCTTACCCGAGGCGCAGCAGCTGGTtaaag ATTGGGTGGCCCGATTGCTGGCCCGTGCGTTCGAGAACTGCGACCTGGACAGCATGGTCACTGCGTTCCTGGTTGTGCGTCAGGCTGCGCTGGAGGGCCCATCTGTGTTCCCGTCCTATGCAGACTGGTTCCAG GCCTCCTTTGGGAGCTCAAGGGGCTCCCACTGTTGCAGCAAGAAGACGCTGGTCTTCCTCTTCAAGTTCCTGTCAGACCTCGTGCCCTTTGAGGCACCCCGGTACATGCAG AATACATCTGACGGAATGGAGGAAGGAGAATAA